The following proteins are co-located in the Elusimicrobiota bacterium genome:
- a CDS encoding rhodanese-like domain-containing protein, with the protein MAISWVDGAALAAAAVILGALACSRLGGVKPAQAAEIAKQPGTFVLDVRTQAEYEQGHLERAVLIPVQLLAGRLSQLPADKKSPILVYCAVGGRSAVAATLLRAKGYGQVHDLAGGISAWQGAGFPVVK; encoded by the coding sequence ATGGCGATTAGCTGGGTGGATGGCGCGGCCTTGGCCGCGGCCGCGGTGATCCTGGGGGCGCTGGCCTGCTCGCGCCTGGGGGGTGTCAAGCCGGCCCAGGCCGCGGAGATCGCCAAGCAGCCGGGGACTTTCGTCCTGGACGTGCGTACTCAAGCGGAATACGAGCAAGGGCATCTGGAGCGGGCCGTGCTGATCCCGGTCCAACTGCTGGCGGGAAGGCTCTCGCAGCTGCCGGCGGACAAGAAGAGTCCCATCCTGGTGTATTGCGCGGTGGGCGGCAGGTCCGCCGTGGCCGCGACCCTGCTCAGGGCCAAGGGCTACGGGCAGGTCCATGACCTGGCCGGGGGCATCTCGGCCTGGCAAGGCGCGGGATTTCCAGTCGTGAAATAG
- a CDS encoding sigma-70 family RNA polymerase sigma factor, protein MDDQQIAAGIRAKDGEAFRELVAAHGPGLYSFLVYRLGDRTEADDAYAEVMIKIWQNAGRYEESGRFKAWLFTIAHRTALDRLRKKAPVGLTEELESRAVSPEAGPDRQAESREVGESFEKALAGLPEEQREVFLMREYSGLSFTEIAKALGCPLGTALARMRYAVLKLRKGLEEFHA, encoded by the coding sequence GTGGACGACCAGCAGATAGCGGCCGGCATCCGAGCCAAGGACGGCGAGGCGTTCCGGGAACTGGTGGCGGCCCACGGCCCGGGCCTATACAGCTTCCTCGTGTACCGGCTGGGGGACCGGACCGAAGCCGACGACGCCTACGCGGAAGTCATGATCAAGATCTGGCAGAACGCAGGAAGGTACGAAGAGAGCGGCCGCTTCAAGGCCTGGCTCTTCACCATCGCGCACCGGACCGCCCTGGACCGCCTGCGCAAGAAAGCGCCCGTCGGCCTGACCGAGGAGTTGGAGAGCCGGGCCGTCTCGCCCGAGGCCGGCCCGGACCGGCAGGCGGAGAGCCGGGAGGTCGGCGAGAGCTTCGAGAAGGCCCTGGCCGGACTGCCCGAGGAGCAGCGCGAGGTCTTCCTCATGCGGGAATACTCGGGCCTTTCTTTCACGGAGATAGCCAAGGCTTTGGGCTGCCCTTTGGGCACGGCGCTGGCCCGCATGCGCTACGCCGTCTTGAAGCTCCGCAAGGGATTGGAGGAGTTCCATGCATGA
- a CDS encoding pyridoxal phosphate-dependent aminotransferase, with product MARAIPSAGINLFQFIYVLLAEYERRSGLPALNLSLGNPDGIPPQEIRDLQARFCTDPGYDFHTYAEDKDLLDFCDGMVELHGRIRFKEHAHLRATPIAGIKTATALIPLACGLHLPDRRRRAGFAMASNLPAYDVSGTWCGSYLGAKRVVWPLYSAEDMHLCMAHLETALRRAKVKRPDLIFVIRPGNPASVGASASEWQALIQFCLAHETRLVNDAAYSGLSDETHVPLAAVAKDYPDLEWLELYSVSKSFSDPGARLGAVVGSKDFVEDYITIKGNTDSGPVPALMAAYGRFFQDRETARRSLESLYRLYRSRLDYVIPALKKAGLRQACPTNAGFFTLWKVPRKALGQDLAALARRQGLSVHEAYNRLAISETGIVGVHFAGFGADDGPEPLVRYAVCADVLSQKFQTRFETELARLEPRYD from the coding sequence ATGGCCAGAGCGATCCCATCGGCCGGAATCAACCTCTTCCAGTTCATCTACGTCCTCCTCGCCGAGTACGAGCGCCGCTCCGGCCTGCCGGCCCTCAACCTGTCCCTGGGGAACCCCGACGGGATCCCCCCCCAGGAGATCCGCGACCTCCAAGCCCGGTTCTGCACGGACCCCGGCTACGATTTCCACACCTACGCCGAGGACAAAGACCTCTTGGATTTCTGCGACGGTATGGTCGAGCTCCATGGCCGCATCAGGTTCAAGGAGCATGCCCATCTCAGAGCCACGCCCATCGCCGGCATCAAGACCGCGACCGCGCTCATCCCCCTGGCCTGCGGCCTCCACCTGCCCGACCGGCGCCGCCGGGCCGGCTTCGCCATGGCCTCCAACCTCCCGGCCTACGACGTGTCCGGCACTTGGTGCGGCTCATACCTCGGGGCCAAGCGCGTGGTCTGGCCCCTCTACTCGGCCGAGGACATGCACCTGTGCATGGCGCATCTGGAGACCGCGCTGCGCAGAGCCAAGGTCAAGCGGCCCGACCTCATCTTCGTCATCCGGCCCGGCAACCCGGCGTCGGTCGGGGCCTCGGCGAGCGAATGGCAGGCCCTCATCCAGTTCTGCCTCGCGCACGAGACCAGGCTCGTCAACGACGCCGCCTACTCCGGCCTCTCGGACGAGACCCACGTCCCCCTCGCCGCGGTGGCCAAGGACTACCCCGACCTCGAATGGCTCGAGCTCTACTCCGTCAGCAAGTCCTTCTCGGACCCCGGCGCCCGCCTCGGAGCCGTGGTCGGCTCCAAGGACTTCGTGGAGGACTACATCACCATCAAGGGCAACACCGATTCCGGCCCCGTCCCCGCGCTCATGGCGGCCTACGGCCGCTTCTTCCAGGACCGCGAGACCGCGAGGAGATCCCTGGAATCCCTGTATCGTCTCTATCGCAGCCGCCTCGACTATGTCATCCCGGCGCTGAAGAAGGCGGGACTGCGCCAAGCCTGCCCCACCAACGCGGGCTTCTTCACCCTTTGGAAGGTCCCCCGCAAGGCTCTCGGACAGGACTTGGCCGCTCTGGCGCGCCGGCAGGGCCTGAGCGTGCACGAGGCTTACAACCGGCTGGCCATATCGGAGACCGGCATCGTGGGCGTGCACTTCGCCGGGTTCGGCGCGGACGACGGTCCCGAACCGCTGGTCCGCTACGCCGTATGCGCGGATGTCCTGAGCCAGAAGTTCCAGACGCGCTTCGAGACCGAGCTGGCCCGCCTTGAGCCCCGATACGACTAG
- a CDS encoding 4Fe-4S dicluster domain-containing protein, with protein MAEPKISRREFLGLIGASAALATGCSDPDRGEIVPFTRRPSGARPGVADLYASTFQEGLRAYAVLVKTREGRPIHVEGNDRHPGSNAKTSLRAIADLMGLYDSDRLQRPLISGRPVAWSEAEGKLRSVLHDARSGRKPVLLMTGALLSPTRKALIKGLQRVLPGLRHVAWEPGLGGGSEAAALKDCYGDARRPRLRLDRAQVILTLEADILSGGCPEEIAGFAANRTERSMNRLYACEAGMSLTGANADQRIPWQPSRAAALGFALARSLHEKGRPLPSGVEAAALSGFDLAALAREQGIDPALFLALAQDLKRAGSSGLVVAGPALPPQAHAAAFLLNTMLGAEGQTVDASVAAAPEALARPDEVSAALREAGEGKLAAALFWGVNPAYAFPEAVLWKAALAGIPFKVRIGLHEDETAQACDMVLPEHHWLESWNDFEPAWDLLCLQQPAVGPLYDTRQGEDVLLGLVRGLGGAAAADYRRYLMARWGKEVQPQGSLVAFDRFWDAALHEGVLRRDAKPRPPRRLDGAVVTRLARLAADRGPSDFELILAPGANVFDGRYANNGWLQELPDPMTKLSWGNAVCVSPADAGRLGLQDGDSVSLSAGGRSAELPAVIQPGQAPGVLSAALGYGRRTGSIAKGVGTDLYPLLGAGADAAVTLRKTGRREALAFMQRHHRMEGRDVVRSMTLAESRKGRLTHRKDLATLYPPRKFPKHKWAMAVDLSLCVGCQSCVIACQSENNIPTVGAERVLRGREMHWMRIDRYYEGPEENLKVLLQPMLCQQCDDAPCETVCPVAATNHSDEGLNQMAYNRCVGTRYCMNNCPYKVRRFNFFEFNAQTPESMRLAFNPEVTVRPRGVMEKCTFCVQRIQEAKQAAKLAGRTLRDGDIEPACAAACPARAIVFGDLKDPDSRVSKLAVSDRAYRVLEELGVKPAVTYLADLTNPNGGFGGS; from the coding sequence ATGGCTGAACCGAAAATATCTCGTCGGGAGTTCCTGGGCCTCATCGGCGCTTCTGCGGCGCTGGCCACCGGCTGTTCGGATCCGGACCGGGGCGAGATAGTGCCTTTCACCAGACGCCCCTCTGGCGCACGGCCGGGGGTGGCGGACCTCTACGCCAGCACTTTCCAGGAAGGGCTCCGTGCCTACGCCGTCCTGGTCAAGACCCGCGAGGGCCGACCTATCCATGTCGAGGGCAATGACCGGCATCCCGGTTCCAACGCCAAGACCTCGCTGCGCGCCATCGCGGACCTCATGGGCCTCTACGATTCGGACCGGCTCCAGCGGCCGCTCATCAGCGGCCGGCCCGTGGCTTGGTCCGAGGCCGAGGGCAAGCTGCGGTCCGTCCTGCACGACGCCCGGTCCGGCCGCAAGCCGGTCCTGCTCATGACCGGCGCTCTCCTGTCGCCGACGCGCAAAGCCCTCATCAAGGGCTTGCAGCGGGTCCTGCCCGGGCTCAGGCATGTCGCTTGGGAGCCGGGGCTGGGAGGAGGGTCCGAGGCCGCGGCGCTCAAGGACTGCTACGGCGATGCCCGGCGGCCCAGGCTCCGTCTAGACCGCGCCCAGGTCATCCTGACGCTGGAGGCGGACATCCTTTCGGGAGGATGCCCGGAGGAGATCGCGGGCTTCGCCGCTAACCGCACTGAGCGTTCCATGAACCGGCTCTACGCCTGCGAGGCGGGCATGAGCCTCACGGGAGCCAACGCGGACCAGCGCATCCCCTGGCAGCCATCCCGCGCCGCGGCCTTGGGCTTCGCCTTGGCGCGCTCCCTGCATGAGAAGGGGCGTCCCCTGCCGTCGGGTGTGGAAGCCGCGGCCCTCTCAGGCTTCGACCTTGCCGCCCTGGCGCGCGAGCAGGGCATCGACCCCGCGCTCTTTCTGGCGTTGGCGCAGGACCTCAAGAGGGCCGGAAGCTCTGGTTTGGTCGTGGCCGGCCCGGCCTTGCCGCCGCAGGCGCACGCCGCGGCCTTCCTGCTCAACACCATGCTCGGGGCCGAGGGCCAGACCGTGGACGCCTCCGTGGCCGCGGCCCCGGAGGCCCTGGCCAGGCCCGACGAAGTCTCGGCTGCGCTCCGCGAGGCCGGCGAGGGGAAGCTCGCCGCGGCCTTGTTCTGGGGAGTGAATCCCGCCTACGCTTTCCCGGAGGCGGTCTTGTGGAAGGCCGCGCTCGCGGGGATCCCCTTCAAGGTGCGCATCGGTCTGCACGAAGATGAGACCGCCCAGGCCTGCGACATGGTCCTGCCCGAGCATCATTGGCTCGAGTCCTGGAACGACTTCGAGCCGGCCTGGGACCTGCTGTGCCTGCAGCAGCCCGCGGTCGGGCCCTTGTACGACACCAGGCAGGGCGAGGACGTCCTGCTGGGCCTGGTGCGCGGGCTGGGCGGGGCCGCCGCCGCGGACTATCGCCGGTACCTCATGGCGCGCTGGGGCAAGGAAGTCCAGCCGCAGGGGTCCTTGGTCGCGTTCGACAGGTTCTGGGACGCGGCGCTCCATGAGGGCGTCCTCCGGCGGGACGCCAAGCCGCGTCCGCCGCGCCGCCTCGACGGCGCGGTGGTGACCCGGCTCGCCCGCTTGGCCGCGGACCGCGGGCCCTCAGATTTTGAGCTCATCCTGGCTCCGGGCGCCAACGTGTTCGACGGCCGCTATGCCAACAACGGCTGGCTCCAGGAGCTGCCGGACCCCATGACCAAGCTCTCCTGGGGCAACGCGGTCTGCGTGAGCCCGGCGGACGCGGGACGCCTGGGCCTCCAGGACGGGGACTCGGTCAGCCTGTCCGCCGGCGGCCGGTCGGCCGAGCTGCCGGCCGTCATCCAGCCGGGCCAGGCGCCGGGTGTGCTCAGCGCCGCTTTGGGCTACGGCCGCAGGACCGGGTCCATCGCCAAGGGGGTCGGCACGGATCTTTACCCGCTTCTGGGCGCCGGCGCGGACGCCGCGGTGACTCTGCGCAAGACCGGCCGGCGCGAGGCCTTGGCCTTCATGCAGAGGCACCACAGGATGGAAGGCCGTGACGTGGTCCGCAGTATGACCCTGGCCGAGTCCCGCAAGGGCCGCCTGACGCACCGAAAAGACCTCGCCACGCTCTATCCGCCGCGCAAGTTCCCGAAGCATAAGTGGGCCATGGCCGTGGACCTGAGCCTCTGCGTGGGCTGCCAGTCCTGCGTCATCGCCTGCCAGTCCGAGAACAACATCCCGACCGTGGGCGCCGAGCGCGTTCTGCGCGGCCGCGAGATGCATTGGATGAGGATCGACCGCTACTACGAGGGCCCGGAGGAGAACCTCAAGGTCCTCCTGCAGCCCATGCTGTGCCAGCAGTGCGACGACGCGCCCTGCGAGACCGTCTGCCCGGTGGCCGCGACCAACCACAGCGACGAGGGCCTCAACCAGATGGCCTACAACCGCTGCGTGGGCACGCGCTACTGCATGAACAACTGCCCCTACAAGGTGCGGCGCTTCAATTTCTTCGAGTTCAACGCCCAGACGCCGGAGTCCATGCGCCTGGCCTTCAATCCCGAGGTCACGGTGCGGCCGCGCGGGGTCATGGAGAAGTGCACCTTCTGCGTCCAGCGCATCCAGGAGGCCAAGCAGGCCGCCAAGCTGGCGGGCCGGACTTTGCGCGACGGGGACATCGAGCCGGCCTGCGCCGCGGCCTGCCCGGCGCGCGCGATCGTGTTCGGCGATCTGAAGGACCCGGACAGCCGCGTCTCCAAGCTCGCGGTCAGCGATCGGGCCTACCGGGTGCTCGAAGAGCTGGGGGTCAAGCCCGCGGTGACTTATCTCGCGGACCTGACCAACCCGAACGGAGGCTTCGGTGGTTCCTGA
- a CDS encoding AAA family ATPase: MKSSTTVATRALAVVLALALWLPGTASAAGTVVRAQTGGSAITGNLAGAAGVVSVPLNMNLGSMSLTPQLGSAVLKDMSAPSVTVAPAASIGGSPMVMPQAVAAHPVVDLINKIQAAGVALPETANTPADAAKIMAAAQAMPAGAVRDNLTALAAAITAPKGASTEGIAKVYENGAKATDGADAVEAKATIWQKLAGMPVLRKSKYIQARAEADRPKAQAADPKGYEVAIQNLRWVPAPEQLPASTKEVALGEQKIVGQDAAVKAIRFGLKMPGANYNLYVSGPTGVGRETALKSVLAEVAPAMPTPGDMVAVTNFANPELPIIMQLPAGKGRAFTGAVSEFVAGLSENLPKVLQGAEVSKAKNQMLGEFKKGMAERQKEFDAEIAKIKVGKFGVAVQVEETEGGVRILVAPTFDGQPLTEETVAAAIKDGKFTAEEFAAAKAGISENTGQIMEMFKAMLEKNQEEMAAVQEAVGSLAQQAVVSVINQLGQGLVAAVKGDSEDSAAVQAVMAKVQARQAAFQEEVAKVSIAKFGVFFKPVQQGNGIQLMVALTFEGQPLSAEAVETLVKAGAFTQAEFDEAQGKLESAVAPLAEKFKAMMKANQADIAILKKAEAAKPVSPEQKRLLAYVKMLMTNAAKNFQVFMPHEYDANSPHPLNGIDPAKLYQANLLVDNSETQGAPVIWESHPSYERLFGEADDNAQPIIVPGAGMMKSKNPGGPTLKSGSFLRANGGFLVLDAMSVLREPGAWQALMAAVRSGKAEITTDGLKGLATLEGNKYYAPAKVKVVLLGSPMIKMMLREHDDSFASAFNASSEFESRLPINAETVAGFVEVLKVMVAKSAGAVMDLTREAISGVLEYSARLVDSNQRVTAQFGALNGLLREATFWAKESGRKEVTGADIAQALAARKDRDEGYVKRVMETYLNDIFHVATSGAEVGQINGLAVMGTFGVPARITVTASAGAPGVVSIDREAGTTGSSFNKALGVVEGFLRNTFAQKKAISAQIRISFEQNYGGIDGDSATSTEIYATLSRLSGVPIKQNFAVTGSADQFGNVQAIGGVNEKIEGYFALAKARGLTGEHGIIIPATNVADLQISPEVVQAVKDGKFHIYAVSQVSQGIEILTGTAYSEILQKAALRLDQLRGAAK; the protein is encoded by the coding sequence ATGAAATCCTCGACCACCGTCGCCACCCGAGCCCTCGCGGTCGTCCTCGCCCTGGCCCTCTGGCTGCCCGGTACCGCCTCCGCGGCCGGCACAGTGGTGCGTGCTCAGACCGGCGGCTCGGCCATCACCGGCAACCTCGCCGGAGCCGCAGGCGTGGTCTCCGTCCCTCTCAACATGAACCTCGGCTCCATGAGCCTGACTCCCCAGCTCGGCTCGGCCGTCCTCAAGGACATGTCCGCCCCGTCCGTGACGGTCGCGCCGGCCGCCTCCATCGGCGGCTCGCCCATGGTCATGCCCCAGGCCGTGGCCGCGCACCCCGTGGTGGACCTCATCAACAAGATCCAGGCCGCGGGCGTCGCCCTCCCCGAGACCGCCAACACCCCGGCTGACGCGGCCAAGATCATGGCCGCGGCCCAGGCCATGCCCGCCGGCGCGGTGCGCGACAACCTCACCGCCCTGGCCGCCGCCATCACCGCCCCCAAGGGAGCCTCGACTGAAGGCATCGCCAAGGTCTACGAGAACGGCGCCAAGGCGACGGACGGCGCTGACGCGGTCGAGGCCAAGGCCACCATCTGGCAGAAGCTCGCCGGCATGCCGGTGCTGCGCAAGTCCAAGTACATCCAGGCCCGCGCCGAGGCGGACCGGCCCAAGGCCCAGGCCGCGGACCCCAAGGGCTATGAGGTCGCCATACAGAACCTGCGCTGGGTGCCCGCCCCTGAGCAGCTGCCGGCCAGCACCAAGGAAGTGGCCCTGGGCGAGCAGAAGATCGTGGGCCAGGACGCCGCGGTCAAGGCCATCCGCTTCGGCCTCAAGATGCCCGGCGCCAACTACAACCTTTACGTCTCCGGCCCCACAGGCGTCGGCCGCGAGACCGCGCTCAAGTCCGTGCTCGCCGAGGTCGCCCCGGCCATGCCCACCCCCGGCGACATGGTCGCGGTGACGAATTTCGCCAACCCCGAGCTGCCCATCATCATGCAGCTGCCCGCGGGCAAGGGCCGCGCCTTCACCGGCGCCGTCTCCGAGTTCGTGGCCGGCCTCTCCGAGAACCTGCCCAAGGTCCTCCAAGGCGCCGAGGTCTCCAAGGCCAAGAACCAGATGCTCGGCGAGTTCAAGAAAGGCATGGCCGAGCGGCAGAAGGAGTTCGACGCCGAGATTGCCAAGATCAAGGTCGGCAAGTTCGGCGTGGCCGTCCAGGTCGAGGAGACCGAGGGCGGCGTGCGCATCCTGGTCGCCCCCACCTTCGACGGCCAGCCCCTCACCGAGGAGACCGTCGCCGCCGCTATCAAGGACGGCAAGTTCACGGCCGAGGAGTTCGCGGCCGCCAAGGCCGGCATCTCCGAGAACACCGGGCAGATCATGGAGATGTTCAAGGCCATGTTGGAGAAGAACCAGGAGGAGATGGCCGCCGTCCAGGAGGCCGTGGGCTCCTTGGCCCAGCAGGCCGTGGTCTCCGTCATCAACCAGCTCGGCCAAGGCCTCGTGGCCGCGGTCAAGGGCGACTCCGAGGATTCCGCCGCCGTCCAGGCCGTGATGGCCAAGGTCCAGGCGCGCCAGGCCGCGTTCCAAGAGGAAGTGGCCAAGGTCTCCATCGCCAAGTTCGGCGTGTTCTTCAAGCCCGTGCAGCAGGGCAACGGCATCCAGCTCATGGTGGCCCTGACCTTCGAAGGCCAGCCCTTGTCCGCCGAGGCCGTCGAGACGCTGGTCAAGGCCGGCGCCTTCACCCAGGCCGAGTTCGACGAGGCCCAGGGCAAGCTCGAGTCGGCCGTGGCGCCTCTGGCCGAGAAGTTCAAGGCCATGATGAAGGCCAACCAGGCCGACATCGCCATCCTGAAGAAGGCCGAGGCGGCCAAGCCCGTCTCCCCGGAGCAGAAGAGGCTCCTGGCCTACGTCAAGATGCTCATGACCAACGCGGCCAAGAACTTCCAGGTCTTCATGCCGCACGAGTACGACGCCAACTCCCCGCACCCCCTCAACGGCATCGACCCGGCCAAGCTCTACCAGGCCAACCTGCTGGTGGACAACTCCGAGACCCAGGGCGCGCCCGTCATCTGGGAGTCCCACCCCAGCTACGAGCGGCTCTTCGGAGAGGCCGACGACAACGCCCAGCCGATCATCGTCCCCGGCGCCGGCATGATGAAGTCCAAGAACCCCGGCGGCCCGACGCTGAAGTCCGGCTCCTTCCTGCGCGCCAACGGCGGCTTCCTGGTGCTCGACGCCATGTCGGTCCTGCGCGAGCCCGGAGCCTGGCAGGCGCTCATGGCCGCGGTGCGCTCCGGCAAGGCCGAGATCACCACGGACGGGCTCAAGGGCCTGGCCACGCTGGAGGGCAACAAGTACTACGCCCCGGCCAAGGTCAAGGTCGTGCTGCTGGGCTCGCCCATGATCAAGATGATGCTGCGCGAGCATGACGACTCCTTCGCATCCGCCTTCAACGCCTCCTCCGAGTTCGAGTCCCGGCTGCCTATCAACGCCGAGACCGTGGCCGGCTTCGTCGAGGTCCTCAAGGTCATGGTGGCCAAGAGCGCGGGCGCGGTCATGGACCTGACCCGCGAAGCCATCTCCGGCGTGCTGGAGTACAGCGCCCGGCTGGTGGACAGCAACCAGAGGGTCACGGCCCAGTTCGGGGCCCTCAACGGCCTGCTGCGCGAGGCCACCTTCTGGGCCAAGGAATCGGGCCGCAAAGAGGTCACCGGGGCCGACATCGCCCAGGCGCTGGCCGCCCGCAAGGACCGGGATGAGGGCTACGTCAAGCGCGTGATGGAGACCTACCTCAACGACATCTTCCACGTGGCCACCTCCGGAGCCGAGGTCGGGCAGATCAACGGCCTGGCGGTCATGGGGACCTTCGGGGTCCCGGCCCGCATCACGGTCACGGCCAGCGCCGGCGCCCCCGGCGTGGTCTCCATAGACCGGGAAGCGGGGACCACGGGCTCGAGCTTCAACAAGGCCCTGGGCGTGGTGGAAGGCTTCCTGCGCAACACCTTCGCGCAGAAGAAGGCCATCTCCGCGCAGATCCGCATCTCCTTCGAGCAGAACTACGGCGGCATCGACGGCGACTCCGCCACCTCGACCGAGATCTACGCCACGCTCTCGCGCCTCTCGGGAGTGCCCATCAAGCAGAACTTCGCGGTGACGGGCTCGGCCGACCAGTTCGGAAACGTGCAGGCCATCGGCGGCGTCAACGAGAAGATCGAGGGCTACTTCGCCCTGGCCAAGGCCCGGGGCCTCACCGGCGAGCACGGCATCATCATCCCGGCCACGAACGTGGCCGACCTGCAGATCTCGCCCGAGGTGGTGCAGGCGGTCAAGGACGGGAAGTTCCATATCTACGCGGTCAGCCAAGTCAGCCAGGGCATCGAGATCCTGACCGGCACGGCCTATTCGGAGATCCTCCAGAAGGCCGCGTTGCGGCTCGACCAGCTGCGCGGCGCGGCGAAATAG
- a CDS encoding cytochrome c3 family protein → MLDFPDLDRLAGTLWDGLRDPLGRVVLVATATGASLIICCVGWVAQPDRFARGFAPAQPIPFSHRLHAGSLAIPCLHCHPGAEKSRAAGIPSVEACMGCHKVTKTDSPAIRRLAAAFASGQLLAWKRVYSLPSHVFFDHRPHVLAGVACQTCHGPVQEMAVMTQHMSMRMANCLACHRDPRPALPAGSTITRAPENCNACHR, encoded by the coding sequence TTGCTCGATTTCCCAGACCTCGATCGCCTAGCCGGGACCCTATGGGATGGCCTGCGCGATCCTTTAGGGCGCGTCGTGCTGGTCGCCACGGCGACCGGCGCTTCCCTCATCATATGCTGCGTCGGCTGGGTGGCCCAGCCTGATCGCTTCGCACGGGGCTTCGCCCCGGCTCAACCCATCCCTTTTTCGCACCGGCTGCATGCCGGCTCCTTGGCCATACCCTGCCTGCATTGCCACCCGGGCGCGGAGAAATCCCGGGCCGCGGGCATACCGTCGGTCGAAGCCTGCATGGGCTGCCATAAGGTGACCAAGACCGACAGCCCGGCGATCAGGCGGCTGGCCGCGGCCTTCGCTTCGGGTCAGCTCCTGGCCTGGAAGCGCGTCTACTCTTTGCCCAGCCACGTCTTCTTCGACCATCGTCCGCATGTCCTGGCGGGCGTGGCCTGCCAGACCTGCCACGGCCCGGTGCAGGAGATGGCGGTGATGACCCAGCACATGTCCATGCGCATGGCCAACTGCCTGGCCTGCCACCGCGACCCCCGACCGGCCCTGCCGGCGGGCTCGACCATCACGCGCGCCCCGGAGAACTGCAATGCCTGCCATCGTTGA
- a CDS encoding DUF2892 domain-containing protein yields the protein MTIEQKIRLIAGTFILVSLALAVWVNRNFLWFTAFVGANLFQSALTKWCLMEDILRKFDKKEAGSCCCGGEPKA from the coding sequence ATGACCATCGAGCAAAAGATCCGTCTCATCGCGGGGACCTTCATCCTCGTCAGCCTGGCCCTGGCGGTCTGGGTGAACCGGAACTTCCTGTGGTTCACCGCTTTCGTGGGCGCCAACCTCTTCCAGTCGGCGCTGACCAAGTGGTGCCTGATGGAGGACATACTCAGGAAGTTCGACAAGAAGGAGGCCGGGAGCTGCTGCTGCGGGGGGGAGCCGAAAGCCTGA
- a CDS encoding tRNA (cytidine(34)-2'-O)-methyltransferase: MHIVLYQPEIPWNTGNIGRTCVAAGAALHLIKPLGFRISGREIRRAGLDYWPKLELTVHEDLAAFLASLPARASVLVFTTKARASFRDAPFRKDSYLLFGRESSGLPEEVMRRFSGSLYRIPVSRDARSLNLSTAAALALYEGLRATGRDP, encoded by the coding sequence TTGCACATCGTCCTCTACCAGCCCGAGATCCCCTGGAACACCGGCAACATCGGCCGCACCTGCGTGGCCGCGGGCGCGGCCCTGCATCTCATCAAGCCCCTGGGCTTCCGGATCAGCGGCCGCGAGATCAGGCGCGCCGGCCTCGACTACTGGCCCAAGCTCGAACTCACGGTCCACGAGGATCTCGCGGCGTTCTTGGCTTCCCTGCCGGCCCGGGCCTCGGTGCTGGTCTTCACCACCAAGGCTCGCGCCAGTTTCAGGGATGCCCCGTTCCGCAAGGACAGCTATCTCCTCTTCGGCCGGGAGTCGAGCGGCCTGCCCGAGGAGGTCATGAGGCGCTTCTCCGGCAGCCTCTACCGCATCCCGGTCAGCCGGGACGCGCGCTCGCTCAACCTCTCCACCGCGGCGGCCTTGGCCCTCTATGAAGGCCTGCGCGCGACCGGCCGGGACCCGTAA
- a CDS encoding alpha/beta fold hydrolase: MDLFFRDEGPRSGLSIVLIHGFPFDHTMWRPQVQALKNHFRVVTYDVRGLGRSPLAGASATMESYVDDLFGLLDLLGLPAVALCGLSMGGYIALRAAERAPQRLQALILADTRSGADTEQARDNRIASIRGIEKDGLKPFADEFIKKAFAPRTLAENRPCVTFIRDTILRSDPQGVCASAAAIMSRTDTTPALARIRVPTLVVGGEDDALTPPASCQALASAIPGARFARIPDAGHLSSIENPRAFNRQMLEFLRSLPD; encoded by the coding sequence ATGGACCTCTTCTTCCGCGACGAAGGCCCGCGCAGCGGCCTTTCCATCGTCCTCATCCACGGCTTCCCCTTCGACCACACCATGTGGCGGCCTCAAGTCCAAGCCCTGAAGAACCATTTCCGGGTCGTCACCTACGACGTCCGCGGCCTCGGCCGCAGCCCCCTCGCCGGCGCCTCCGCCACCATGGAGAGTTACGTAGACGACCTCTTCGGACTCCTCGACCTCCTGGGCCTGCCCGCCGTCGCCCTCTGCGGCCTCTCCATGGGCGGCTACATAGCCCTGCGCGCCGCAGAGCGCGCGCCCCAACGGCTCCAGGCCCTGATCCTCGCCGATACCCGCAGCGGAGCCGACACCGAACAAGCCAGGGATAACCGCATCGCCTCCATCCGAGGCATAGAGAAGGACGGCCTTAAGCCCTTCGCCGATGAATTCATAAAGAAAGCCTTCGCTCCCCGGACCCTTGCCGAGAACAGACCCTGCGTGACCTTCATCCGCGACACCATCCTGCGCAGCGACCCCCAAGGCGTCTGCGCCTCGGCCGCCGCCATCATGAGCCGCACCGACACCACCCCGGCCCTGGCCAGGATCAGGGTCCCGACCCTCGTCGTGGGCGGCGAAGATGACGCCCTCACTCCCCCGGCATCCTGCCAAGCCCTGGCCTCAGCCATCCCCGGAGCCAGGTTCGCCCGGATACCCGATGCCGGCCACTTGAGCAGCATCGAGAACCCCCGAGCCTTCAACCGGCAGATGCTGGAATTCCTGCGCAGCCTCCCGGACTGA